CCTCATGAGGAGATAGAGCAGCCAAACAGTGGCCATATGGCAGAGTACGACGAACAGCCGTCCGACCCACAAGGTGACGCCGAACAGTTTAATGGCTAAAGCCAGGCTGGCGATGTAAAAGGGCTGTTTGGAGCCGAAATCCACCAGAGGCACAAGCCCCTGCAGCATCAGCCGTGCATCCAAAAGATGCGCGCCCTCGTCCGGATTGATCCATCGCATGGGCAGCAGGGCCAGGCGCAACGCCAGTCCGCTGGCCAGAATCAGCATCAGGCCAAACCGGGGATGGGTGATCAATTTACGCAATCGATTCATGGATTTCCTTCCCATCAGCCGTAGAGATCAACATAATTCCACGTTCATCGAGCAGCTTCCGAATGTTCTTATCGCACAGCGCCTGCAATTCGAGGAAGCGATCCAGCCGGATGCGCGCAGACGGCTGCGAAACATTTGCCTGAGCCGGATGGCACATCACCTCGTTAAGGCCGTCCGGCAGACCATGAAGGATCGAGGCCAGGGCGGCTTTTTTATCGTGTTGAACCATCAGATCATATCCGTAAAATCGACAGACAGGATACGTCCTTCCTGCCAAAGAAGAGCGACGAATGCCGGCACGACAGATCCATGCTGCGGTTTTAGCATGCAACGAACTGCCGGCCTCTGCGCCGTAAAACCTTCGCAGAACCGGCAGGCCGTATTGCGCAGACAGTTCCGCCATCAGGCGACCGACCGTGGGCAGGCAGTGGATGTGGTGATGGCTGTCCAAATGCGAGAGAGTGACTCCCGCAGACTGTACACGTTGCAGCTGCGCATGCGCCTCAGCAGCCATCTCGTTGACATTCACAGCGCCAAAGAAAGCCCTTCGTATAAAAATCCACTTGGAATAAAAACAGCCGTGCGGATCCACCAAGGAGGCCACCTCCGCAGCCGGCAGCACCGGGGCGCCCCAGGTCAGATTCAGATGCAGGCCAACAGACAATCGAGGACAGGTTCGGCTCAGCTGACAGGCCTGCTCCCAGGCGGCGCCGTTGGCCAAAAGAGAGGTGGAGGTCAGAATGCCCTCCCGGTGGGCTCTGATCACGCCCAGATTCACCTGCGGGCACAGGCCCCAGTCATCGCCGTTGACGATCAACTGTATCATGTGCCTGCGCGGGCTTCCACGACAGGGGCGATTCGCTCCTCGAACAGAGCGATCAATTCACGGAGTGTTTTCCGGCTATCGAACAGCTCTTCTACCCGTTTTCGTCCCATAGCGCCCATGCGTTTGGCCAGGGCGGGATTTTCCAGCAATTCCTGAATCACCGCGGCCAATTCGTCCGGATCGTTCGGCGCCAGCAGGCGGCCGGTCACGCGGTTGTTCACCAATTCCGGAATGGCGGAGAGATAGGAAGAGATCACCGGCAGGCGCATGGCCATGGCTTCAGCGATTACATTGGGAATGCCGTCGCGGTCGCCGTTCTCATCCTGCACGCAGGGCAGAACAAACAGCGTGGCTTTCTGATAAAAGCTCTTGATCTCCTCCGGCGCGCAGGCGCCATAAAATTTCACCATCTCATGCAAGTGATGGATGCGGCAGAACATCTCCAGCCGAGGCCGTTCCGGACCTTCGCCCACAATCCAGATCTGAAACGCCACCCCGCGCTCCTTCAACATCAGGCCGGCGCGTAAAAGCACGGCCAACCCCTTTTTCCGCACCAGCCGGCCGACTGCCAGCAGGACCGGCGGCGCCGCTTTTTCATTCCGTTCCGCAGTCGAAAAGCGTTGTAGGTCGGTTCCGTGATAAACGGGATGAATGTTGTCCTGGCGGATCTCCGGATAATATTCCTCTAGATAGGACTTGTTGTAATGATTGCACGTGGCGACAAATCGGGCATTGTTGAGTTTTTCCGCCAGAATCTCCGGAGTGATAAACAGGTCCATGGCATGCGCGGATACGCTGTAAGGCACCCCGGTCAACTTGTAGGTCAACAGGGCAAAACTGGACGGCGTGTTGGCGAACGCGGCATGCATCCAGGTATAACCCTCGCGGCGGATCAGGGCGGCGAACGGCATGACCACAACAAAGTGCAGCAGCAGGTTCTGTAGATCCGCAGTCGACAGCTGCTTGCGCTGGCGGCCGCCGTTCAGCATCCAGCGTACCAGCGCCCGCAGAGAAGCCTGCCGGTTGCGATGACGGAAGGCATAACGAAGGGTTCGTACGTAGGTGCGGGGGGCATGACATAAAAAATACAAATGCGCCGGCAACACCTTGGCCAATCGCATATTCGGCGACCAATAAACGGTCTGCGCTTTCAGTTCAGCGTCGTCCAGCTCATTTTCATGCGAACGGGGTTCAAACAGGGAAAAAACGCGGACCGGAAAGCCGGCCTGAATGAGGCTTTTCACTTCCGAAACAATGAACGTCTCTGAAAGCAACGGATAGACGTTGGTGATATACGCCATCTTGGTCGGGAGAACGGCCTGACCGGCCGCTGGATTTTTTT
The sequence above is a segment of the bacterium genome. Coding sequences within it:
- a CDS encoding ChbG/HpnK family deacetylase — encoded protein: MIQLIVNGDDWGLCPQVNLGVIRAHREGILTSTSLLANGAAWEQACQLSRTCPRLSVGLHLNLTWGAPVLPAAEVASLVDPHGCFYSKWIFIRRAFFGAVNVNEMAAEAHAQLQRVQSAGVTLSHLDSHHHIHCLPTVGRLMAELSAQYGLPVLRRFYGAEAGSSLHAKTAAWICRAGIRRSSLAGRTYPVCRFYGYDLMVQHDKKAALASILHGLPDGLNEVMCHPAQANVSQPSARIRLDRFLELQALCDKNIRKLLDERGIMLISTADGKEIHESIA
- a CDS encoding glycosyltransferase family 4 protein: MSKKNPAAGQAVLPTKMAYITNVYPLLSETFIVSEVKSLIQAGFPVRVFSLFEPRSHENELDDAELKAQTVYWSPNMRLAKVLPAHLYFLCHAPRTYVRTLRYAFRHRNRQASLRALVRWMLNGGRQRKQLSTADLQNLLLHFVVVMPFAALIRREGYTWMHAAFANTPSSFALLTYKLTGVPYSVSAHAMDLFITPEILAEKLNNARFVATCNHYNKSYLEEYYPEIRQDNIHPVYHGTDLQRFSTAERNEKAAPPVLLAVGRLVRKKGLAVLLRAGLMLKERGVAFQIWIVGEGPERPRLEMFCRIHHLHEMVKFYGACAPEEIKSFYQKATLFVLPCVQDENGDRDGIPNVIAEAMAMRLPVISSYLSAIPELVNNRVTGRLLAPNDPDELAAVIQELLENPALAKRMGAMGRKRVEELFDSRKTLRELIALFEERIAPVVEARAGT